The Panicum hallii strain FIL2 chromosome 5, PHallii_v3.1, whole genome shotgun sequence genome contains the following window.
CTCTGGAAGCCCATGGCCGACgactgcgccgccgccgtggacgaGGACGCCTCCCCGCCTGCCGTGCCGGCCATGGGAAAGAACGACTTGATCGTGTCCGCGATGGAGTCGGAGTCGAGCGACGGCGGGAGAAAGCCTGTGCCGCTGGCGCCACCGCTGGCTCCACCGGCGCCGGGGAAGTCGAAGGACGTGTGCGCGACGGTGATGGCCTGCGCCTGGTCGTCGGAGTTCTCGGCGGAGTCGGGGTGGGtcgaggaggacggcggcgcggcggcattGGAGGCGGTGGCCGTGGGCTGCCACGCGGGCAGCACCTCGAGCTTGTCGATGGCGTCCTTGGCGTTCTTGATGAGCCAGTCGACGGCCTTGCTGGGGCGGTCGTAGCCCAGGCGGTCCTGCACGTCGTAGAACTGGATGGCCGTGTGCGCCGACAGGCGCACGCGGCGGTCGCGCGGCCCGCGCGCCGTGCAGACCTTGCTGTGCCGGTCCTTGCGCCCGGTGGAGCGCACAATGTGCCCTCCCTGCACCGCCACgatctccccgccgccgccgccgccgcctctcacGCGCGAGTGCGAGGCAGACGTCGCTGCCACGatctcgccgcccgcgcctgctcctccccgcgacCGCGAGTGGGACGCCGCCACAggcgcctgcgcctgcgccgcgaACTGGTGCACGTAGTGCTGGCTCCCGAAGGAGAGGAGCTGCGGCTGGAAGCCGTGGTGGTCGTGGGACTGGCCGGCGTCGCCCATGGGCGCGAGAAGGGCATACTCGGCGGACAGACCCCGCTGcctcacggccgccgccgcctgcaggtgctggagctggAAGACGGGAGCCGGCGGCGGGTCTGCTTGGTCCTGCACTTGTTGGTGGAGCTGGAGCAGCCGGTGgttgtgctgctgctgctgctgctgctcatcTGCTTCCTGctgcgctcctcctcctcctcctccgccgccgcctccgtcgcCGCCGTGAGGACCCCGGTGGTGGTGCCTCGGATCCAGATCCCCCGCCTGTTTGGCCGCCGCTACTGCTGCTCCGACTCCAGCAATGCGCGTCCATCCACCTCGCCGGAGCCCATAACTAGGACGGCAAGAAACACGGAAAAAAGCAGTCAGCAGAGTggcgaaggcggcggctgcggcggccgggggggggggggggggcgggcgggGGAGGAGAGACAGAGAGAGGGGGGGAGGGAAGGGAAGTGGTGGCCAAGGATGGACACTGACCCAGGAGGAGCGGAGTGGAGTGACTGGAGTGGGGGACTAAACTAGAAGCAACCGGGCGGATGGCAACATCACATTTTAGCAGCAGCGGAGTGCAGGGGTTGAGGGGGACGGGGGAGGCAAAGCTCGAAGCTTTCTcgcctttctttttctctcgGGGGTGCGGGAGCTCCGAGCGCAGGCGGCACGAGGGAGGCAGCAAGACAGGATGATAAGACTAGGATTTGGGATttagtgagagagagagagagagagagagagagagagagagatttttCTGATGATGAGGGAGAGGAGGCAGCCTGGCTGCTGGGGATGGCTGGAGGTGGCTGGAGAAGGAGCCAGTGGTAGGGGTGCTTGGGAAGCCAAATTTGGAGGAGCTGGGACGCGTCGTGGGCGGTTTTGGGTGGGGATTCATCGCGCAGGGGGTGCATGGTTTGGGCATCGATCTGGATGATTGTGGAGAGATGGAGATGCGGCACGGGACGACGGGATGGATATTTATGTCCTTTGTATCCTTGCTTATAATGCCTTGTTTGTTATGGGTCGGACgtatttttcttcttcttcttcttcccgttACAGACGGGCAATCGCTGCGTGAAAAACAACTCGATTCGGTGAAACTTTGAAATCCGCGCCTCACAAATAACTCAATGCACTCCATGTACAATTCTAAAAAAAGAATGTCTGGAAGGAAATTCGTGTGCGAGGGGAAATATTACGGAAGCAATACGGTTTTCATGATCAATTTTGTTTTTGGAAAATCCGTGGActaatttgaattgtgtgagGGAGTAAATTGAGGTTAAATTTTGTTCCGAGGTTAAGCGGACAAAGTGAATTGGTAGGTGAGTAAAATagattttttttcattttttttagaTACGATGTTTTTGCGAGGAAGATACAAGTTGGAGTTGACAAAGGGCGACAAAGAAAACGACAACGTCATGGAAAAGGGCCTAGAACAGCAGAAGATAATCCATGACGTGTCGGGGAACGCAACGCACGCCTTTCCAACgagccagcccagcccagcccggtggTTGGACGTCATGGAATTATGGGGGACCTGTATCCCGGCGATCGACGGCAAGGCTTCCGCCGTTCTCCGTGCCGGAGCCATGCCCATGCCCTCGGTCGATGCCGCCCATGGCGGCGAGATCTGAAATCTGAATTCCGACGACCTCTGAGTGTGTGACAGTGCGCATGATCTATCCTCACTGCAACTTCTGGTTCTTCCTCCGGGCTGCGCTGCCGCCTTTAATCGCTTTATTTGAGCTATATATGCTGTGCGCTTTGCTTTGCCAAAAGAGACGCGCCCTTTTCAATCCCCACACATGGCGGCGCACTGCACTGCCGGCTGCCGCCGCACACCGGTGCGCGCTGCACAGCGAAGTGAAGACAGAAGACACGCGCCCTCCCGCGAATCTCAGTTACTAGTAAAGAACGCTCATGCTCCACATCTCCAGTGACGGGAGAATTTGGGTCGCTGATGAACGAAACGCATCCGCATCCACATCCACCAGTACgctttgctgctgctgcttgctgTCCAGCGTCGGGGCAGACACGGAAACATTCCGCGATCCGCCCCGAATAAAATTTACCACCGGCACCTGCCTACTAGCTCGTACAGATTTCTCATTTCTTTCTAGGAGAGGAAGGAACCAATTGTTTTTTCGTCCCCGTGATCCATCCGCGGTCTCCGGCGGGAGGGGCCGTGGGATTTCTTAAGGTTTCTGTCATGTCCAGGATCGCCTGATGTGGTTGTTCGGATGATTGTCCGGCCGGCCAGGCCAGGCCAGGGGTGAAATTCAGAATTccggctgcagctcgccgcaGTCCTTGCGGCGGCCACCGGGCACCTGCAGGGGAGAAGACAGAAGAGAATCCAGCGGGAACAAACgcacgctgccgccgcccggacTCAACTGATCTTCAGCATCCTTAAGATCCGTTCCACCCATCTATCAGCTCCTCTATCTTCAGCAGCAAGTAGCTATCTAGCGTGGTGCCAGCGCTGCGCATCCGCGGATAGCCACTGCGCACGCACGCATTTGCTTTCCCAAAGAACACAATTCCGGGACGGAAATAAACAAAACCGGAGGAGGCCGACATTCGAAAAGCCGGTGGCgtttaaatttttaaaaccCCGGCGACGGTTTAAAAAACCGCAGCTTTCAGCAACTGGGCGGAGGGCGTGCAAATTGGCCACATGAACAGTAGCATGCGAGCTGCTGCCGACCTTGCTTGTGTAGATGCTGCTAGCAGTAGGTGGGTGTGTTTCTTTTTTATGTCGTCGGAGCGTGAGATTTGATGTTGACTGCAGACTTTTGATTACGTGCAGTGTGGATCCATTGGCTTCTTGGCTCGTACGGAGAATCATCGTTATCCTAGCTTGGCGCCTCTCGTTTGTTTGTGGCCTCAGATGGGTAGCGTAGCGACTGCCGAGTAGAATAGTAAAAACTATCGAGTCGCCGGTCATGCATCTCAGCTCTGCCCAACCGTTGCTTGTTCTCTCTTTTGGCTTAAGAACACGGCGACGTGACCTGTTCGAATTAAGAACAAACTAAAATTCGATCCCCACTGGCAGACTATACCCAGTGTGCGGTGGGTTATTCTGCTATATGGATCGGAGTATAGAACCAATTTTCGTAGAGGTCCAGGCTTAAGAGTTCCTCAAAGGCATCCAGGTCTAGCGCGCACTCGGGCAGCTAGTGTATAAAAAAAAATACAGTTGATGGAATAATGTATTTATAGAGAGCACTCCGAGCCGGAACAAAATTGTACGTAGAAAACAAACATATACGTTCCAGCAAAAATAATAATAGCATGTACTCATGCGAGTAGTTTTTCCTGAACTGCTGTGTGTTGCAGATCTGAAATTTCCTTTCAGCTAACCATTTTGGAACAACCACTTCCCCAGTCCTAAATGCAAGTCGTTTTAGGTTTTTggctcattttttttctttaactCAGGCTACTAATATATGAATAGTCATATTAGCTAGCTTGGCAACTTATAGTAGTTAATGTTAGTGGATATTCTTCATCATATAAATGCTCTCAAAATATAAACTTTCACTAATGGAAATAATA
Protein-coding sequences here:
- the LOC112895271 gene encoding transcription factor PCF5-like codes for the protein MGDAGQSHDHHGFQPQLLSFGSQHYVHQFAAQAQAPVAASHSRSRGGAGAGGEIVAATSASHSRVRGGGGGGGEIVAVQGGHIVRSTGRKDRHSKVCTARGPRDRRVRLSAHTAIQFYDVQDRLGYDRPSKAVDWLIKNAKDAIDKLEVLPAWQPTATASNAAAPPSSSTHPDSAENSDDQAQAITVAHTSFDFPGAGGASGGASGTGFLPPSLDSDSIADTIKSFFPMAGTAGGEASSSTAAAQSSAMGFQSYTPDLLSRTGSHSQELRLSLQSLPDPMFHHRHQQQDRSHGHGGNGSAQQALFPGYSFGGGAMWAEQAQGQRMVPWNVPDPGGGSTGGYLFNVSQQAAHMQAALAGQSQFFFQRGPLQSSNQPSERGWPETVEADNPMQQHQGGLSPAVFAPGIGFSGFRIPTRIQGDEDHNGGGNGDKPPPSVSSASHH